One Streptomyces sp. R28 DNA window includes the following coding sequences:
- a CDS encoding DUF6479 family protein: MDIAWTDIAAEGAFGIGLVVAGLVVVALLIGAFVLGARIRRREPPPPRPEEQPRLPEEGPVHEVREHREPDEVPVSEHRLTPHELPAHGNVPSRTSPSQKRRRWSEGGSGSFGSGGPGIT, encoded by the coding sequence ATGGACATCGCATGGACGGACATCGCAGCGGAAGGTGCGTTCGGCATCGGGCTGGTCGTCGCCGGTCTGGTCGTCGTGGCGCTGCTCATCGGTGCCTTCGTGCTGGGCGCCCGGATCAGGCGCCGGGAACCGCCTCCGCCACGCCCCGAGGAGCAGCCCCGGCTGCCCGAGGAGGGCCCGGTCCACGAGGTCCGGGAGCACCGGGAGCCCGACGAGGTGCCCGTCAGCGAGCACCGGCTGACCCCGCACGAGCTGCCCGCTCACGGCAACGTGCCCTCCCGCACCAGCCCCTCGCAGAAACGGCGCCGCTGGTCCGAAGGCGGCAGCGGGTCGTTCGGCAGCGGGGGTCCGGGCATTACCTGA
- a CDS encoding ferredoxin translates to MTQTTSQQQLVQFLEDRFAAAQACTECARACALRASLVDPDGGEDQDLLRRKGILCAEVCDATCRVLSEECADEGAEAALRVQLEWTRTVCLECAHLFDRYPGAEDTAKACRECAQACMDFMATLH, encoded by the coding sequence GTGACACAGACAACGTCCCAGCAGCAGCTCGTCCAGTTCCTGGAGGACCGTTTCGCGGCCGCGCAGGCCTGCACCGAGTGCGCTCGGGCCTGTGCCCTGCGCGCCAGCCTGGTGGATCCGGACGGGGGCGAGGATCAGGACCTTCTGCGCCGCAAGGGCATCCTGTGCGCCGAGGTGTGCGACGCGACCTGCCGTGTGCTCTCCGAGGAGTGCGCGGACGAGGGCGCCGAGGCCGCCCTCCGCGTCCAGCTGGAGTGGACCCGGACGGTGTGCCTGGAGTGCGCGCACCTCTTCGACCGCTACCCCGGCGCCGAGGACACCGCGAAGGCGTGCCGGGAGTGCGCACAGGCCTGCATGGACTTCATGGCCACGCTCCACTGA